Proteins co-encoded in one Arthrobacter globiformis genomic window:
- a CDS encoding DedA family protein → MDFGNPDTWSTAIYFWIIPAVLGDAIFPPIPSEMVLITGGALSAAGRANLFLVGLLSAVASWLGDMVVFQLFKRRLSHILDRWTWGRKIHHGIHEAIAKAGRSSAYGTIIGARFIPGGRLATSAAAGIADVSTRGFSLCAGLGAVLWATWLVGLGYFTGSATRLPFWASSLIGVAVGLVIGAVVGLIVTRRRGDRSPVDEPGGASGPGN, encoded by the coding sequence ATGGACTTCGGCAACCCGGACACCTGGAGCACGGCGATCTACTTCTGGATCATTCCCGCTGTCCTCGGCGATGCCATCTTTCCGCCGATCCCGTCCGAAATGGTGCTGATCACGGGCGGTGCCCTGTCCGCCGCGGGACGGGCCAACCTCTTCCTGGTCGGTCTCCTGTCCGCCGTCGCCTCGTGGCTGGGCGACATGGTGGTGTTCCAGCTGTTCAAGCGCCGGCTGAGCCACATCCTGGACCGCTGGACGTGGGGCAGGAAAATCCACCACGGCATCCACGAAGCCATCGCCAAGGCGGGCCGGTCTTCCGCCTACGGCACCATCATCGGCGCCCGATTCATCCCCGGGGGCCGGCTTGCCACGTCCGCCGCCGCTGGCATCGCCGACGTCTCCACCCGGGGTTTCAGCCTGTGTGCCGGGCTGGGAGCGGTGCTGTGGGCGACGTGGCTCGTCGGGCTCGGCTACTTCACGGGCTCCGCCACGCGGCTGCCCTTCTGGGCGAGTTCACTAATCGGCGTGGCTGTTGGCTTGGTGATCGGCGCCGTCGTGGGTCTGATCGTCACCCGCCGTCGCGGCGACCGCTCCCCCGTGGACGAACCGGGCGGGGCCTCCGGCCCAGGCAATTAA
- a CDS encoding hydrogenase maturation nickel metallochaperone HypA/HybF, giving the protein MHELSITQGLVDAVLNRTGERTVTAVNLRIGPLSGVLADAVRFCFDVAAAGTPLAGARLQIDEPQGRGRCRSCQGEFNLSDLILLCPCGSADVEVLSGRELMLMSVEVA; this is encoded by the coding sequence ATGCACGAACTCTCCATCACGCAGGGCCTTGTCGACGCCGTTCTTAACCGCACAGGCGAACGGACGGTCACGGCGGTCAACCTGAGGATCGGTCCCCTTTCCGGCGTACTGGCTGATGCCGTGCGCTTTTGTTTTGACGTGGCAGCGGCCGGTACCCCGCTGGCCGGCGCGCGGCTGCAGATCGATGAGCCGCAGGGCCGCGGACGGTGCCGCAGCTGCCAGGGCGAATTCAACCTGAGCGATCTCATTCTGCTTTGCCCTTGCGGAAGCGCGGACGTCGAAGTCCTCAGCGGCCGCGAGCTGATGCTGATGTCCGTGGAGGTGGCATAG
- the hypB gene encoding hydrogenase nickel incorporation protein HypB — MCTTCGCGDEAGTRISNLAGELQAPGQGPLHSHTDEHGRTYTHEHPDSHAHTHVHADSHDHHHGHSDGHHHAAPGTETILLEQSLLAKNDLLAATNRGWLAGRGVRAFNVMSSPGAGKTTLLVRTLTELGGRLNAGVIEGDQETSLDADRIRATGRPVIQINTGAGCHLDAAMLRHGLDALSPEPGSTVFIENVGNLVCPALFDLGETAKVVIVSVTEGDDKPQKYPHMFMAADLVIVNKSDLLPYVEFDVDECLRRIRQINPRAEFLTLSATTGEGLADWYGWLDRATSPAAAAPTPGAARSEPLTGSLTEAH, encoded by the coding sequence ATGTGTACAACATGCGGTTGCGGCGACGAGGCCGGCACCCGCATTTCAAACCTAGCAGGCGAACTGCAGGCACCCGGGCAGGGTCCGCTGCACAGCCATACCGATGAGCACGGGCGCACGTACACCCACGAGCACCCGGACTCCCATGCGCACACCCACGTCCACGCCGACTCCCATGACCACCACCACGGGCATTCCGACGGGCACCACCATGCGGCACCGGGCACGGAGACCATCCTGCTCGAGCAGAGCCTGCTGGCCAAGAACGACCTGCTGGCCGCCACTAACCGCGGCTGGCTCGCCGGCCGGGGAGTCCGTGCCTTCAACGTCATGAGTTCGCCCGGTGCCGGCAAGACCACCCTCCTGGTCCGCACCCTGACCGAACTCGGCGGGCGCCTGAATGCAGGCGTCATCGAAGGGGACCAGGAGACGTCCCTCGACGCTGACCGCATCCGCGCCACCGGGCGCCCGGTCATCCAGATCAACACCGGAGCCGGCTGCCATCTCGACGCCGCCATGCTGCGGCACGGCCTCGATGCGCTGTCCCCGGAGCCGGGCTCCACGGTCTTCATTGAAAATGTGGGCAACCTCGTCTGCCCAGCGCTTTTTGACCTCGGCGAAACAGCCAAGGTGGTGATCGTCTCGGTAACGGAAGGTGATGACAAACCCCAGAAATACCCGCACATGTTTATGGCAGCCGACCTCGTGATCGTCAACAAGTCGGACCTGCTCCCCTACGTCGAATTCGACGTCGACGAGTGCCTGCGCCGCATCCGGCAGATCAATCCGCGGGCCGAATTCCTCACGCTGTCCGCCACCACCGGCGAAGGCCTCGCCGACTGGTACGGCTGGCTCGACCGCGCCACCTCCCCAGCGGCGGCGGCGCCAACCCCCGGGGCAGCCCGGTCAGAACCCTTGACCGGCTCCCTGACAGAAGCACACTGA